The genomic interval TTCCCATTCTGAGAGTGATGAAATGTTTATTTAACAGCTTAGTTTTTAAATTGACCTTAATGCAGTTATTGTCTATTCCCTTTAAGTAAACTCTcaataattttttaaataatttagtaTATGCATGTTTGTGATGTGCTCTCAAAGCCAACCAGGTCACATGCACCAATCTCCTcatggtttttctttttttttgcaaggGAGGGGGGATCTCCATCCTTACACCTTTGGGACgtgggggggggcagttatGAGAAGTTTCAATCTAATTCTTATTCAAATATGAATTGATTTCAACATGTAAACAAATTAATGTATTAATCCCCGTGTATTTTCAACTATTCAACATGTTTTTAATTAACACTTTAAAAGAATTTGAGAGAAACCTTCTTTTTATAGTAGATTCTCGTGGTCAGAAGTAGTGGCATGTTGAATGGTTTCAGCTTTCATTGATTCTGGAGTAAAGACAAATGAcactgaaaacaattttttttttatcatatttaatgtgtaatATATTCATTCAGAACAAAGCAAAATACATTTTATTATACAACCTGTAGGTATGTGTTTGTGTTACATATTTCTCAAGGTTTTTACGAATACTGAAGTTCAAGGTGAATGGATACATTGagcacaatatatatttatatacaatattAAGGTGACCATATAGTCCTGATGTTTGGGAACAGTCCCCAGATTCCATCTACTGTCCCCAGATGAAAAATGTCCCCAGAATTGTCCTCTGTTTCACCAACTTTCCCCAATCATTACAAGATACCTGGAATTCCAGATTTTGAATTATAAAAAATagtgtactgacagtatgaagtAAAGTGGTGATTGTTTTAAAACTACAAATATAAAGTCCATTCACAGTCACAGAAAAAGGTAACACAGATCACTGAAACATTTCACCAGCTGAAGTAGGACTGGTAGGCTACTAAAGATACTTTGGCTCCAATTTGTCCAACATTCTTGAAACATTTTGCCATAAAAGCTAAGATTGCTCTAAAAGTTGCTAAGTTGCTCTAAAAtcttttataataatatttttatttggggagggggggggttggattaAATTGATTAATTATTCAATAATAATTGGAAACAGTCACAGTTCTGTACCCTTTTCAATCTCTATCACATGGCATCCAGTTACATATGCATGTGATATGGCTTGATGTAAAGTCACAAACCAAAGCAAACAACAGCTATAAGTAGAACATTTTATCCACTCTTttttaaaacaaaggaaattttttctattttttctaaCTCTTGTTCTATACCAGCTTACATAGACATCTGCAAAATACACCAATTACTGCATATGCTATTTAAGGGATAGGTGTTCCAGGATCAGGGTAAAGGGGAACATTGTTCTAcgtgaaaataattttaaactgtttgtttaCTACAGAAGAAAGGCATCAAATATTTCTCTAAAACAAACACGTGGTTTCTCAGAAGTCATTGTCACTGTCTAGATCAGCCTCCGCTTCTTTCCTGGTCCGAGCTCCGCCGATCTCCAGGTCATCGTCATCTCCTTCGGGTTCGTCTAAGAGGTCATCGTCGTCCTCGTCGACACTGATGCTATCTCCCTCCATTGAGGAACCACTCTCATCCTGTGTCAAAGAAGAAGGAAGGATAAACAAAACGGGAGTAAAAATATGGAATATTCTCGAAAGAGAGTGAGGAAATGTTCAATCATACTGGATGTTTTTTTTGAACAATAAGAACATCTCAGCCCACTAAACTTTAACTAACTAATAAATCAATTCTGTAACTCCTTACCCCTACACTAGTACACCGatgataaatttcagattttttggGTCAGAAGGGTTTGACAGAAAGACAAAGATTACTGATCAGTGCTATCCAAGATGAGAATATTTCAACATGTAGTATAGCAATGTAATGTAAGTTGGCATGTCTTATTCACTCTGTGTATAGAGGTAAACATGTAACTGGACAGGGTTTATCCACACTATAGGCACCACATTTGCGAGTCCGTTTTGAGCTCAATTTTCTTTAGGACATTCTCAACGGAACCTGCTCAAATTTATTCAGTGCAACAAGGAAAGTTATTTCAGTTTTGTACTCTGttgaattttcacaaattatATCACCTCTGCGACAAAATTATGTCGTTAATTTTAACACATGCGTGAAGTTAGGAAAATAACTTCATCGCCACTACTGTGTTGAATCGAGTGCATTAAGATCAGTGACATTTGCTGGCGTAATTTGATCAAAGTAACGATGAAATCTCGTACTTGAAGCACAGAACTAAACTGCTGGGCAAAGTCAACAGCATCATcattacctttgacctttaaaAGAAGATTTGTTTCATATAGCAATGTGACGTTAAGGTATATTCGTATAATATGGTATTGAAATGacatattgaaatgaaaattttaaatgaaaaattgaaatgaaaactttAATTCACTTACGTCATCACTGACATCAGCTCCCATAGATCCAAATACTCTTGCATTCCTTTGGCTGTCCTTGACtgtatgaaacaaaataaataaaagaatagatgcaattgatatcaacaatttgtGAATGGttctttcaaaatattcatttctGACCTGGGAGAAAAAGTATATTGTATTAAAGCTTTCATTTTGATTTAACATCTGATTATTCATCCTTCCCACACttttaaacaaatgaaatttccAGACTTTTTCAAAACCAACAGGTCTTATGCTTTACTATGAAAGCCTACACACTAAAGATGACCTATTGTGACACAACCTATGGTGTGCCTAAAGATTGAAACTCTTGCAAAATGTATGCTAACCCCATTTGATAGTTTTGTGTGAGGGCGACATTCAAAGAGCCACGAACCGCAAACACGACATGCCAAGTTTCATTTACGCCATTAACTTTTATCTCACACTTGTTAAAAGGTATCTTACATGAGTCATATCATATCAGAAATTTCCTCACTTTTCCAGACTATCCAGACTAAAGCTCAAAATTTGAAGACTTTCAAGACATGAGAAAAGAGGGTCTTCCTTTTCCCCAAATGTTCCAGGTTTTTTCTCATTGCCCAAACAGACCGGGAAACGTCAAATTGTCGCTAATATGGAAAAGTTTCTGAATTTCCCAAAATTTTGACtggtggggtgggtggagtGGGTTGGTGGAACAAAATGTGGGACCATCTAATAATATCTTGCTTAATAATCAATAGATATGTTTCATAAGTTTGCCAGAAATGGTCTACCAACACAACCAGCTGTTTGATAGCTATTTAGATCAATCCTAGAGACCTTACTCACCGGGCTGCTGCCTGAATTTTCCTTTGGTCGGTTTTGTTGCCTCCACTGCCTCTTCCTCATCACTGCCGCTATCGTCCTCGTCATCGTCTCCATCGTCGTCTACGACGTCCAGACCGGTCATGTCGTCGTCTCCGAGGATGTCGTCCGTGAGCTTCAACTTGTCTTCCTCCTCCTTCAGTCTGGTCTGCATCTTCTTCAGTGAATTCTCCGTCTCCTGAAAaatagatttttttaaattttgaaaggaCATCCAGTGACTTCAAAAGTGATACAGTAGCCAAATTAACCACAACTAAAGACCTTAAATTTTAAAAGGACATCCAGTGACTTCAAAATTGATACAGAAGCCAAAGGAACCACAACTAAAAAACCTTAAAGAAATAATTAACTCTGTCATAAATTTGAAGACATTTTTTATGATAAAGAAAATTTGTCATGAAATGACCGATGGCTGCTTACCTCAAATCTATCTTGTTCTGCCCGGCTTATTTCTTCCAGTTGATGCTCCAAGCTCGTCAGGTTTCGATACTTCTCAATAAATTcctgcccccccaaaaaacaagaaCGTAAGTTAtgcaaataaacacaaaaaaaagtaagtaaaaaaaagcaaataaaaaaaaagaagaaaaagaacagtCGATGTGGGATTAGCAAACAAGTAAACAAGGCGACGTTATAGATTTGAAGTTGTATACACATGAACTTCCAGAGGATGATGCTGAAAGTATATTTCACCAAAATACAACATTAAGTATGCACAACATTCTATGTATACTTTAGCTTTTTAGGCACAAAGTTAATCAATATGTTGTAGAAATATACTGTTTAATAGTCCAAGTTGTATTTCCGTAGCACTTTTTGGGAATTTTTTTGAGAAATCCCTGATTCCCCCTTTATGCAGCTGCGGTTCATCAAGTAAAAGTGATTGCACTGTTTAGTCTAATTTACAGACCATCGGGTCAGTTTCCTCAGGCCATGTTCAGATTTGAGAATGCAAAGAGGAACAAGatcctttcttttcttctggAGAAATAAAACAGCTTGACCCCAGATGTATCCACATTTGAGAACATAAGGTAGAATAGCAATGAACCAAAGGGCATAATGCATTGACAAAAATGTCACAATGATAATGTTTACAATTCATAGTGAGGAATTTGTTCTGCTGCTTGCAGTAGCTAATTAGAATACAACAGTGTGCCCATCCTTAGACTTGCGCTGGTCGGTGTTTATGTGGAAGTGTCGAGATCAAGTAACCGGAGATTGTGATTGCCCATGTGGGGTTAGATCCTCCTTGCATTCTCCAATGTGAACAAGGCTTCAggtgcaacacaaaactcaatgtgAACACAAGACTATTATGGCCTCGAAAAATgaatttacaaatttgtcacAGACAAATGTTGTTGAATGTCATTAAAGGGTACTCTGTTACTCATATGAAGTTAAAACGAAGCTGTTTTGGTTTAGTTATTacaatttgaaaaacaaattgattAACATTGAAGCCTGCAATGGAGGTCGTCGTCCCTGATGCCTTACAGGAGCAACTAATTCATTTCTCTTGATTTTTGTATCGAGACGAAAATTCTGTCTAATTTCATCCTCTAACTGGGAATTATTAATTATGATGATTCTTGCAAACAGGCTTGTAAAGTCTTTTACACTTCAAAGACTAGGCACATGTAGTTTTCAACTATGTAAATTACGACAGTACCAATTAAAGTTCTTAGTTGACTGAAGGGtcgtttttgttttgataatcCCGTGGATAACAACACCATTCTACTCATCGCACaatattatttgaaaacatCAGCCCTGTTCAAGTATTCCATTTACACAAAGTATTCCATGGTTTGGAATatcaaacaaataataataagaattacCTCATAATATTTGGACAGGTCTGTCTCAAGTTTCTCATACTCATCCATGAAAGCTGGCCTGTGgtaaatatcaaaatgaaagaTTTCGGTCACTTTAGCACTTATTAATCTCCAGTGTTAAGTCTATAATTAAGTGAAGGCTAGGTGGACTAATGAAATGTCAGAAGAATACATTCAAGTTGTTATGCAAAGTGAAACACAATGTCCAAGGTGGGACAGAATACAGAGTCATAAGAAGTCACTTAATTTTTAACGTCAATACGAGTCATCGTTAGTGATGTCCTGACTGGACATGCGTCATTGACTCAAAATGACTCTCCTATCTCAAAACATAAAAGTTGAGAAACCTGTTTCTGCCACTCTTCTTTCCGCTGTTTCGtgacacattaaaaaaaaaactggaagaCAGATTGGCTCTCTCTGATATCTCTTTGCTTAAGctaatgaaatgtttaaatacCTCACAGACTGTAGAGTCTGTAATCTTTTCTGATTTCTCTCCAACTCGGACTTCTTCTTCTCAATCTTGGCCTCTAGATTGGCTTCGTCTGAAGCTACGTTCTCCAGCATCTTCTGAGTCTTGTCGATGTTCTGCTCCACTGCCTTGATACTGCCTCTCAGACCTTTCTCGATTTCGTTTATTTCCAGCGGTCTGTTGATCGCAGTTGTCCGGATTTCCTGCAGAATCACGGCGAACAGAAAAGTGTGTAGGCATTGTCCCATGAGGTGGTTAAACATGAGAGTGCAGTTGTCAtgtagagacaggtaagtttgGAGTAAAGTACATCATGTTTTACAGAGCGATTGCAAACTCATATTTAAAGTGAGAACTGAGAAATAATTGCTAACAGATGCCCAGTTAGCACATTTTTGGACCCTCACAATAGCTACAGTCATTGACCAGGGTCCAATCAGACAACAGTATTAAAGATGAGGAAAAAATAGTTGCCAAGGTGATAACGCTTGCAATTTTGCAAACGTGTTCATCTCAATATGTACAACAAGATATTGAAATACTGTAAGGCTTGACAGCAGGCAAAGAGCATTTTCGTTTCTGCTGCCAGACCTCTGGAGTCATTCTTGAAAAATTGGAATTGCTTTAAAATTCCCTCAATTTCGCATTGTATAGAATCATTAATCATACCAATGTGTTGGTTTTATGCAGGTCTAATCTTTAAAGAAAGTTCTAAAAATCACTGGAAATCTCAGTCAAATCAATCTTTTATCATAAAGTCTACACAAGGCACTGTGTTTGTCATTACTGAACTATCAATGTAAGGTGTTATCTAGCTGAATTTGTTCTGGTGATTCTGTGTCATTTTGTTATCTCCTTTGAAACTGATGATCTGTGCACGGAATAAATTCTTAACAAACATGCCTCAAATATTAAACATCCACCTGCAATTCCTCACAATACCTATTTTGACAGATAGACTATAACATGAAAGTATTTGAAACCCTACAGTAGGATGGATATTCTATGGCAATGCTGCTCTAGATATCTCTCTAGTATAGgagtgggcaacctacggcccgcgggccacatgcggcccgctagtgatttttttgcagcctgtgagatgtctccagaaaaagaagaaaaagtcaatctattttacatcatcacaaagaacaagctagctgcttagaatttatcggcactaatgatgctgtcaggtaggcctattatccccattaattatcatctgtactgtattgacaatatgtttttgtgaatacagactGAGTACACACAccaattgcttgaaagtcctcggaatcaaaggtttgaaatcaacagcaggtcattGGTTAGGTGcagcccagtcaatttttcactccttatatctggcccattcattcaaaaaggttgcccacccctgctctagCATATTAAGGAGACAAGatcatatactgtaatattttgtaaacattttctgtcgatcaaagaaaataattgaaatatcatatggatgaaaaggaaaaaaaggagaCAAGATAAATATCATCTTACCCTGAGTTCAACTTCTTTGCCAAGGAGGTCATAGAGACTTGCTCCCTTTGAAGTGATCAGTGATGCTAGCTGTCTAGAGGATTTCAAGTCTGAAATCTGTCACATGACAAAAAAGGAAAGGATGTTAAAGAACAACCTACTACTGTTATGTATGTCCCAAACGCTACACCATAGAATTTGAATTATATGCATTTATGATTACTGTTGAGCGCCCTCACTCCTGTATCAACAAGATGACGTAGATTGAAGAATTAGTTCCTCTGAAATAAATCGATAGCAATCCACCTCGTTATGATGTCATTTCTCTAAAGACATAAAACTAACTTAATGGCATATTCAAATTACGTATGGAATAGAAATATGATCAAACTTGACACAATATGTGTATGATTGCAATTTACATGTACGTGTGACTTCCAGGGACTGTTTAACCCAAACTTCTCCTATAATTCTTGGACGTTATGTAATGATCATATATATGGTGAAGGTGATGCACAAACTTACTTTTCCAAACAGATAATAAAATGTTGTTGATGGACATTAAAGTGATTCAGTCTTCTTTTCTTTAATGTTtatcacatttttttaaaagaagTAAATGGGAAATAGCTTAACTTGGTGGGTCATGCAGACTTCAAAAGGAACAATGAAGTGCAATAATTTAAACCATTTGCAAAACAAACTTTCTGAGGAAACTGAAGGTGTCCATTTTGTGTTTAACGGCTACACATTTAGTGTAAGAGGGGTGATGAATCTTCTACTGTACTAAACCATAGCACTTAAAAGTGGCTGAATCATACATTGAACTATAGAGCTTGTTTGCTTGTAAATGTTTGTATAAGTGTCTGtgaggaagggggaagggggaagggaaaggggtggggtgtgCTGGAGAGTGCAGTAGTTACTAACCTTAGATGAGAGATCAAATGACAATGAGCTTGCATTACTATTAGCTTCTTCCTCTCCATCTTTACTGGTAGTGTTGGTCTTCATTGCATTATACAGGACAGAGGTCACTTTGATAAGTTCCTTCACGGCGTAACCATCAGCTTGGTAGAGTCGTTTGGTGTTCAGCTTAATGTGGGCCTTTGTTGCCTGAAATAAAAATCAATCTAGTTTGTAAATCAACCcggatatatatatgataaaaatgaagttaaaaaaaGGCTGTACCTTGTTGCACTTGTGTATCAATTTGGTTAAAGTTGTACAGACAGTATGTTGCTGTATGCTAAATCAGTCATTGCAAAGCCAGGAAAGCAGATTAGTTAATACTGGTACCAAAACACAATAAATCAGTAAGAGCTAAGGTGATAGGATTTGGGTATCTTTAGGGGGAAATGAGTCAATgttaaaaaaatcaatgttaaaCAAATACTGTGAAAGGCTTGTATAATTAGCAATTAAGTTTCCTTTGGaatgttgaaatgttgaaagaCATAAACAAGGGACAACCAAAACAGTGTGTGGTCATTAATGAATGCAAGGGAGTCACTTCCCTAAAGTTATAAAAACCTACTTAGTCTACTCAGGTAGAAAGCCACACAAATAATTAATTTCTCACCATGAACTGCGCTACTGACTTGATGAAAATCACTCGGTCTTGTTCAGTGTCAGTATCAGTTGGAATGTCAGAATTTGGGTCATATCTGGAGGAAGATGAAGCAGAGGATAAGGGTTTCGAATTATGTATTTACCCTTCTACTAAGCaacagagaagaaaacaaaacaaaacacacatcTGCATTTCACAAAGTTTGATCTCTTTCTACTTGGTTTGGACACTGTAAAATCCCATCAGATAGTTGGCAAGGCAAGGTTTACATTTTTCCCCTTTATTTGCAACAATACTATGGTGATTTGCATACATTATACAGGGTATTTGCATAATGCACACtagggctgtgtcattccggttaattcactaaccggttaaccgtttctattaaccgaacggttaacgtttaaacgtaacccgtgttgttgcctcaaaataagagccgaatatcagagttatatagctcagattataattccgaaagagcgccaccacttttGATGCGGAAGTACATTCTCAAAATAGCGCTGCAAGTATCGTCTTTTCGTAACGCGTATGTCAAGaatttggttgtatttgcttagttttgacgatcgttgcattgaaaaagacgaatcgcgcgttttcatgaagttttaaacagatttttgtttctctttcagttcatcggtaactgttacagagatatttgaagcaaatatttcttcgttAATTGCGTAGCCCCTACTGTAACAGCGCAGGCATTGTATGGCAGCAATAAGcctaatattactaggcctacttaatattggcattgtgtattgaagTTAGCGATCATATGGAGTGTTAAACTACAAGGCTTTCACCAGCTAGGCCAAGGTTAGGAAAGTTGGTTGTTAGGAAGCGATTACTACTTAAGTGTACGGTAGTAgggctaggcctacgcaattacaagtacaacaatgggtcacagatatattgaatttgtgcATTGTGGCGGGGTAGGCAGAGGGTTGGGGGAAGTgtggaaaacattgtaaaatttccCGCGAATACCCTGTCGATTTCCCGCCGGAgttcgcgcagcaaacacaattagcacgcgtagcataatggcgtggggtagTCCCCCGGTGGGGTCAtgtggtggaaccccttgtgggggtccagggtAACGTTAACGCCCCGGAAAATTTGGCGCGTCTGTCGATAAAATATTCGCAGctgtggatgcaaaatactgacaacttttttaatttaaattgtcacgaaactgatgaaaattttgaaatgacaagttagaatagccatattttgttataaaatgaaaagagatctatctgtctt from Apostichopus japonicus isolate 1M-3 chromosome 19, ASM3797524v1, whole genome shotgun sequence carries:
- the LOC139959515 gene encoding clusterin-associated protein 1-like; its protein translation is MSYRDLRNFTEMMRALGYPRLISMENFRTPNFSLVAEVLIWLVQRYDPNSDIPTDTDTEQDRVIFIKSVAQFMATKAHIKLNTKRLYQADGYAVKELIKVTSVLYNAMKTNTTSKDGEEEANSNASSLSFDLSSKISDLKSSRQLASLITSKGASLYDLLGKEVELREIRTTAINRPLEINEIEKGLRGSIKAVEQNIDKTQKMLENVASDEANLEAKIEKKKSELERNQKRLQTLQSVRPAFMDEYEKLETDLSKYYEEFIEKYRNLTSLEHQLEEISRAEQDRFEETENSLKKMQTRLKEEEDKLKLTDDILGDDDMTGLDVVDDDGDDDEDDSGSDEEEAVEATKPTKGKFRQQPVKDSQRNARVFGSMGADVSDDDESGSSMEGDSISVDEDDDDLLDEPEGDDDDLEIGGARTRKEAEADLDSDNDF